A genomic window from Anopheles coustani unplaced genomic scaffold, idAnoCousDA_361_x.2 scaffold_25_ctg1, whole genome shotgun sequence includes:
- the LOC131271270 gene encoding hemicentin-2-like: MENTRDETTHSYAGSEGSASAASSLRAKQTIIDRELELARKRLALEREAFEIEISQRELEFEEHVLALEKRMAQQGPSKLQTALGVQHPLHYIAPGARPADFAMAPSDPLSHYIAPGTRPSDFAMAPSDPSSHHTAPGTRPSEIAMTPNDPSSHYITPGTRPADFAMPPSDPLSHFTVTGARPAEAAMAPSRPSSIHPAPGERLAVGQGTAGVMAASANWRHSVAPIPTRHDTMAAPAAENGGPSSTLRESPHFTHELNTTQKIPDDSPSFSGDTTQGPMLQPNFETSTEVCGFSGVENTFRLQKARNGPAYEAVEQFLFHPEGLSEAMNALREEFQHLETVTILSVNYYPRVGIGPENPLSVERDQTAKLECNIDAKPKPEQVECTRNGRFISSHPTHTIHQVSLLDAGRYTCSADNGLGKEEIPVNVFYQSIVQIEAKVKSAEKETVQIKCNVAANSPLVTIEWLKEDDTLVLRDVRAEVTGMYVCRGINMMKPYEGKYFCYASNELGNGGMASATLEIHQPPQFLVELSYMIKKAGEVDFFVTCGAKGKPEPLIAWLNDDVEITPELRRYEVKTNRERGANGMVTVHGTLMFTGKARPKENGLISTDRGQYTCLYENAVNKANSMMHLKIEHARIVLHHIKETAEIPCKVQSYPKPEFMWQFGTSLLNNGGHYKIVTNSDGNDVYTSILKISNVRHQDYGEYHCRVANTLNNIQVPIRLQPRVPPEKRTKLRPVELGSNFVTLAWNPGFDGGLANTKYLCRIAR; the protein is encoded by the coding sequence ATGGAGAACACTCGCGACGAAACAACACACAGTTACGCGGGTTCAGAAGGAAGCGCGAGCGCAGCGTCGTCATTGCGcgcaaaacaaaccatcatcGATCGCGAACTAGAGCTGGCGCGGAAACGTCTTGCGCTGGAACGAGAAGCGTTCGAGATCGAAATCTCGCAAAGGGAGTTGGAGTTCGAGGAGCACGTCCTCGCGCTCGAGAAAAGGATGGCCCAACAGGGGCCGTCCAAACTCCAAACTGCCCTGGGTGTGCAACACCCACTACACTACATTGCTCCGGGTGCGCGGCCAGCCGATTTCGCGATGGCGCCGAGCGACCCGTTGAGCCACTACATTGCTCCGGGAACGCGGCCATCCGATTTCGCGATGGCGCCGAGCGACCCGTCGAGCCACCACACTGCTCCGGGAACGCGGCCATCCGAGATCGCGATGACGCCGAACGACCCGTCGAGCCACTACATTACTCCGGGAACGCGGCCTGCCGATTTCGCGATGCCGCCGAGCGACCCGTTGAGCCACTTTACTGTCACAGGTGCGCGACCAGCCGAAGCCGCGATGGCGCCGAGCCGCCCGTCGAGCATTCACCCCGCTCCGGGTGAACGACTTGCCGTAGGTCAGGGTACGGCGGGTGTCATGGCTGCGAGTGCAAATTGGCGTCATTCGGTGGCACCAATACCAACTCGGCACGACACGATGGCGGCTCCGGCAGCGGAAAATGGTGGGCCGTCGAGCACCCTGAGAGAATCGCCACACTTCACACACGAATTGAACACTACACAAAAGATCCCGGACGATTCTCCGTCGTTTTCGGGCGACACCACACAAGGACCGATGCTTCAACCGAATTTCGAGACGTCCACCGAAGTTTGCGGGTTTTCGGGCGTTGAAAACACTTTCCGCCTTCAAAAGGCTCGCAACGGACCGGCGTACGAGGCGGTGGAGCAGTTTCTCTTTCACCCGGAAGGATTGAGCGAGGCGATGAACGCGTTGCGCGAGGAGTTTCAGCATCTGGAGACGGTTACGATACTGTCCGTGAACTATTATCCGCGGGTCGGAATTGGGCCGGAGAACCCGCTGAGCGTGGAGCGAGACCAGACGGCAAAGCTGGAGTGCAACATTGACGCGAAGCCGAAGCCGGAGCAGGTGGAGTGTACGCGCAACGGGCGCTTTATTTCGTCGCACCCGACGCACACGATCCACCAGGTGTCGCTGCTGGACGCCGGCCGCTACACTTGCTCCGCCGACAACGGGCTGGGCAAGGAGGAGATCCCGGTGAACGTGTTCTACCAGTCGATCGTGCAGATCGAGGCGAAGGTGAAGTCGGCCGAGAAGGAAACGGTGCAGATCAAGTGCAACGTGGCGGCCAACTCGCCGCTCGTGACGATCGAGTGGCTGAAGGAGGATGACACGCTGGTGCTGCGCGACGTCCGTGCGGAGGTTACGGGCATGTACGTGTGCCGGGGCATCAACATGATGAAGCCGTATGAGGGCAAGTACTTCTGTTACGCGAGCAACGAGCTGGGCAACGGTGGGATGGCGAGCGCGACGCTGGAGATCCACCAGCCGCCCCAGTTTCTGGTTGAGCTGTCGTACATGATCAAGAAGGCGGGCGAGGTGGATTTCTTCGTGACGTGCGGTGCGAAGGGCAAGCCGGAGCCATTGATCGCTTGGTTGAATGATGACGTGGAGATTACGCCGGAGCTGCGCCGGTACGAGGTGAAGACGAACCGGGAGAGGGGAGCCAACGGTATGGTGACGGTTCACGGCACGCTCATGTTCACCGGCAAGGCGCGCCCGAAGGAGAACGGGCTCATTTCAACTGATCGCGGCCAGTACACGTGCCTGTACGAGAACGCGGTCAACAAGGCGAATTCGATGATGCACCTGAAGATCGAGCACGCACGAATTGTCCTGCACCATATCAAGGAGACGGCGGAGATACCGTGTAAGGTGCAGTCCTACCCGAAGCCGGAGTTTATGTGGCAGTTCGGCACGAGCCTGCTGAACAACGGTGGCCACTACAAGATCGTCACCAACTCGGACGGCAACGATGTGTACACGAGCATCCTGAAGATCAGCAACGTGCGCCACCAGGACTACGGCGAGTACCACTGCCGGGTGGCGAACACACTCAACAACATCCAGGTGCCGATCCGGCTGCAACCGAGGGTACCACCGGAGAAGCGGACGAAGCTGAGGCCGGTGGAGTTGGGTTCGAACTTCGTGACGCTTGCGTGGAACCCGGGCTTCGATGGTGGGCTGGCAAACACCAAGTACTTGTGTCGTATCGCAAGATAG
- the LOC131271271 gene encoding uncharacterized protein LOC131271271, giving the protein MAHREGGSQDITGVDDYADAIERDSVSSRENVNHEVQSVSIHFKDVQDYLPTFSGAEDVCAWVVEFETSSQLFEWHELHKLIYAKRVLQGAAKAFVKSIPEVSSWKELKCALVEEFEEKVSSASVHESLRHRKKKTEETFTEYIYAMCAIGKKGHVKEESLCEYIVTGIDDDPLNKACLIAAKTIKELKGQMKGYEKLVAQIREQRQKRPVITKITDGNNSKQITAASVKCRTCGKMGHFAKECPNKAAGPVCFGCGRPGHRARECEDRPSFSGNTNLVSGDKGGTITMRIGTKELNTLFDTGSQYNLLSEETQQAIRFLSVTPTTMTLNGFGGTRTAALGTLVTTVTIDQNEYKEIQFYVVPTGSMCYEAVIGREALKDMEATVTKDGIKVRPSGKNKEEECVFSGDVFICEPDKIVVPPKFQEAIDSVVSKYNEACRVVVVKKKDGSNRVCVDFRKLNSMILKDGFPIPRIDEVLEKLQSAKWFSVMDLENGFFHVPIDEASKKYTAFVTKKGFYEFNRAPFGLCNSPAVFTRFVNHVFLNLINEGVLEVYMEDLIVYAKTAAECLWKTEQVLMTAAEHGLAVKWKKCKFMQSLVHFLGHYVEVGMISPSAEKINAVTKFSVPKNVKAVQAFLGLTGFFRKFVKNYAHFARPLTNLLRNDTEFVVGSQELLAFNQLKEILASEPVLRLYDREAETKLHTDASKEGYGAVLLQRFEGKLHPVCVLE; this is encoded by the exons ATGGCGCATCGGGAAGGTGGAAGTCAAGACATCACGGGGGTGGATGACTATGCGGACGCCATAGAAAGGGACAGTGTATCGTCACGAGAGAACGTGAATCACGAGGTCCAGAGTGTGTCCATTCACTTTAAGGATGTGCAAGATTATTTGCCTACGTTCTCCGGAGCCGAAGATGTGTGTGCATGGGTGGTTGAGTTCGAGACGAGTAGCCAACTTTTCGAGTGGCATGAACTCCACAAGCTCATTTACGCTAAACGTGTGCTGCAGGGCGCAGCCAAGGCTTTTGTAAAAAGCATTCCCGAAGTGTCGTCGTGGAAGGAGCTAAAGTGTGCGCTAGTGGAAGAGTTCGAGGAAAAAGTGTCGAGCGCAAGTGTCCACGAATCGTTACGACACCGGAAGAAGAAGACAGAAGAAACATTTACGGAATACATTTACGCGATGTGTGCAATTGGGAAAAAGGGACATGTGAAAGAAGAATCCCTTTGCGAGTACATAGTGACAGGGATAGACGACGATCCCTTGAACAAAGCCTGCCTGATCGCTgcgaaaacaattaaagaatTGAAAGGTCAAATGAAGGGATACGAAAAATTGGTCGCCCAAATTCGCGAACAACGTCAGAAGCGACCAGTAATCACAAAGATTACGGATGGCAACAATTCCAAACAAATAACAGCGGCCAGCGTAAAATGCCGTACCTGCGGGAAAATGGGACATTTTGCCAAAGAGTGCCCTAACAAAGCAGCAGgaccggtttgttttggctgCGGCAGACCAGGTCACCGAGCACGCGAATGCGAAGACAGACCGAGTTTTTCCGGGAACACCAATTTAGTCAGCGGCGACAAAGGGGGAACGATCACCATGAGAATCGGAACGAAAGAgctaaacacccttttcgaTACGGGCAGCCAATACAATCTTTTGTCCGAAGAAACCCAACAGGCCATACGATTCCTAAGCGTTACTCCGACAACAATGACCCTCAACGGATTCGGCGGCACAAGAACTGCGGCGTTGGGAACACTAGTGACGACAGTGACGATCGACCAGAATGAGTACAAGGAAATACAGTTCTATGTTGTTCCTACTGGAAGCATGTGTTACGAGGCAGTCATCGGAAGAGAGGCTTTGAAAGATATGGAAGCGACGGTGACGAAAGATGGCATAAAAGTGCGCCCAAGTGGTAAGAACAAGGAGGAAGAATGTGTGTTTAGCGGTGACGTGTTTATTTGCGAGCCGGACAAAATAGTAGTACCACCCAAATTCCAGGAGGCAATCGATAGTGTCGTTAGTAAATACAACGAAGCATG CCGGGTGGTCGTGGTGAAGAAGAAAGACGGCAGCAATCGTGTATGCGTCGATTTCAGGAAACTGAACTCGATGATACTCAAAGACGGATTTCCAATTCCGCGGATCGACGAGGTGCTGGAGAAGCTTCAGAGTGCAAAGTGGTTCTCGGTGATGGatttagaaaatggatttttccATGTGCCGATCGACGAGGCGAGTAAGAAATACACCGCTTTTGTGACGAAAAAGGGGTTTTACGAATTTAATAGAGCACCGTTTGGGTTGTGTAACTCTCCTGCGGTGTTCACGCGCTTCGTCAACCACGTGTTTTTGAACCTTATCAACGAAGGCGTGTTAGAAGTGTACATGGAAGATTTGATCGTTTACGCAAAAACGGCGGCGGAGTGTCTGTGGAAAACGGAACAAGTGCTCATGACGGCTGCAGAACATGGACTCgcggtgaaatggaaaaaatgcaaGTTTATGCAGTCCTTAGTCCATTTCCTTGGCCACTATGTAGAAGTTGGCATGATTTCGCCAAGCGCCGAGAAGATCAATGCTGTGACCAAGTTCAGTGTACCGAAGAATGTGAAGGCTGTGCAGGCTTTTCTTGGGCTCACCGGGTTTTTCAGAAAATTCGTGAAAAACTACGCTCATTTCGCTCGCCCCCTCACCAATCTTCTGCGGAATGATACGGAGTTCGTGGTGGGAAGTCAAGAGCTGCTAGCCTTTAACCAGTTGAAGGAGATACTTGCGAGTGAACCAGTGTTACGGTTGTACGACCGTGAAGCAGAGACAAAATTGCATACCGACGCGTCGAAGGAGGGATATGGTGCGGTGTTACTCCAACGTTTTGAAGGAAAACTGCATCCAGTATGCGTTTTGGAGTAA